In Thermotoga sp. Ku-13t, one genomic interval encodes:
- a CDS encoding pitrilysin family protein, translating to MKIETLQTLNGHIYFVPVSSVKTLSLAFIVPVGSANEKPEEAGVAHLIEHASFKGTKRFDEFSLKFSLEVVGGSLNAFTTKDFTVYLAKVPYSHHEKAIEVLADIVFQPLLEEKAIALEQSVIIEEIKTYHEDHESRVQDLFAESYLEEPYSRPVSGYTETVEKLTREKVLEFHNNHYGNVDVIVVGKVTKSVLEKLKKVIESYNKAVNSPDPKVRFKSESISCEERNDLTQIHLIGGTRLDFGILSEDYPAFMVLSTLLGSGMSSVLFTKIREEQGLVYDIELLNNLWNDVGIFAIYACTSLDKLERYVEELRKIMKGDITKDQFEYGKQRLMGKLQMITESVSGIFGYVVEFLITRSKPVVLDDMLKKIDAVTLRRVRDLWKRICERPWHWACVVPFESKKDVVNVLGS from the coding sequence ATGAAAATAGAAACGTTGCAAACCCTCAACGGGCACATCTATTTTGTGCCCGTTTCTTCTGTCAAGACTCTTTCATTGGCGTTCATCGTACCCGTTGGATCCGCGAACGAAAAACCTGAAGAAGCAGGTGTGGCTCACCTCATCGAACATGCTTCGTTCAAGGGGACAAAACGCTTCGATGAGTTCAGCCTGAAATTCAGCTTGGAAGTTGTAGGAGGAAGCCTGAACGCGTTCACCACAAAAGATTTTACGGTGTACTTAGCGAAGGTACCGTACAGCCATCACGAGAAAGCAATAGAGGTTCTGGCAGACATCGTTTTCCAGCCTCTTCTTGAGGAAAAGGCTATCGCGCTTGAACAGTCGGTTATAATTGAAGAAATAAAGACTTACCACGAGGATCATGAAAGCAGGGTTCAGGATTTATTCGCTGAAAGTTACCTTGAAGAACCGTACTCAAGGCCAGTCAGCGGTTACACAGAAACTGTGGAAAAATTGACCAGAGAGAAAGTTCTCGAGTTCCACAACAATCATTATGGAAATGTCGACGTCATTGTGGTGGGCAAGGTTACCAAAAGCGTTCTGGAAAAATTGAAAAAAGTGATTGAATCGTACAACAAAGCAGTCAATTCGCCAGATCCAAAGGTTCGTTTCAAGTCGGAAAGTATCAGCTGTGAAGAGAGGAATGATCTGACACAGATCCATTTGATCGGTGGAACACGCCTTGACTTCGGAATACTGAGTGAAGACTATCCTGCTTTCATGGTTCTGAGCACGTTGCTTGGAAGTGGGATGAGTTCTGTTCTGTTCACAAAAATCAGAGAAGAGCAGGGGCTCGTGTACGACATAGAGCTGCTCAACAATCTTTGGAACGATGTGGGTATCTTCGCAATCTATGCGTGTACCAGTTTGGATAAGCTCGAAAGGTACGTTGAGGAACTGAGAAAGATAATGAAAGGAGACATCACGAAGGATCAATTTGAATACGGAAAGCAACGGTTGATGGGTAAGCTTCAGATGATAACTGAAAGCGTTTCGGGCATTTTCGGTTACGTTGTCGAGTTCCTCATCACGAGGAGTAAGCCCGTGGTTCTGGACGATATGTTGAAAAAGATAGATGCAGTGACGCTGAGACGCGTGAGAGATCTGTGGAAACGGATCTGCGAGAGGCCCTGGCACTGGGCGTGTGTGGTGCCTTTCGAGAGCAAAAAAGACGTGGTGAATGTGCTTGGAAGCTGA
- a CDS encoding polyribonucleotide nucleotidyltransferase encodes MKYWRRVILGKEFYVEHGRVAKQANGAVLARIGDTTVLATAVMSDQAVEGVDFVPLTVEFQERFYAAGKIPGGFIKREGKPSEAAILSARTIDRPIRPLFPKHLRNEVQVVVTVLSVDPTTPPDVVGVMAASLALNVSDIPFNGVVAAVRVGLVDGQVVFFPSEEELERSMLDIVVAGTADAITMVEGEAKEVSEEQMVEVLFKAHEAIRQIVEFEQDILGEFNVSKAQIEEVKLPEDIENDFRALIDREELRRRLLTQGKKARAQTISEYYESVLEQLKQKYTEELLNQYATQLKDLYEELMKHRMRRIIVEEGIRLDLRGPKDIRPITCEVGLLPRVHGSALFTRGETQSLGIVTLGAPMDEQIVDTILEEGTKRFMLHYNFPPFCTGEVKPLRGPSRREIGHGHLAERALKSILPDEDEFPYTIRVVSEILESNGSSSMATVCSGSLALMDAGVPVKKHVAGVAMGLILEPDVSVILTDIMGAEDHWGDMDFKVAGTRDGITAFQMDCKVSGVSKELLYRALMQAKEARMFVLDKMYSTIDKPRPSLSTYAPIIKTTMVDPTKVGEIIGPGGRVIKGIIKEYDVQISVDDDTGRVSVIGHSVDKVDAAINRINEIVKEVAVGDVFEGKITRIEPFGVFLEVGAGKIGLLHQSKILSNMKKLKIGDTLKVKVSNIDNLGRLQFEELPSERKEEAKTEEQKPKSFHRDEKNSMRSGRNPKSDVK; translated from the coding sequence TTGAAATACTGGCGACGTGTCATTCTGGGTAAGGAATTCTACGTCGAGCATGGCAGAGTGGCCAAACAGGCCAATGGGGCCGTTCTGGCACGGATTGGAGACACCACGGTGCTTGCCACCGCTGTCATGTCTGACCAGGCGGTGGAGGGGGTCGATTTTGTTCCACTCACAGTGGAGTTTCAGGAACGCTTTTATGCGGCGGGTAAGATACCCGGAGGATTCATCAAACGTGAGGGTAAACCGAGCGAAGCTGCAATTCTTTCTGCACGAACGATCGACAGGCCTATAAGGCCCCTGTTCCCGAAGCATCTGCGCAACGAAGTCCAGGTCGTTGTAACTGTTCTATCCGTGGACCCCACTACTCCCCCTGATGTTGTGGGTGTTATGGCGGCGTCTCTCGCGTTGAACGTGTCTGACATACCTTTCAACGGTGTGGTTGCGGCAGTCAGAGTGGGACTCGTAGATGGCCAGGTTGTTTTCTTCCCGAGCGAGGAAGAACTCGAACGGAGCATGCTCGACATCGTCGTGGCTGGCACTGCGGATGCGATAACGATGGTGGAAGGTGAGGCGAAAGAAGTCAGCGAAGAACAAATGGTTGAAGTTTTGTTCAAAGCACACGAAGCGATCAGACAGATCGTTGAATTCGAGCAGGATATCCTCGGCGAGTTCAACGTGAGCAAGGCTCAGATCGAGGAAGTCAAACTGCCTGAGGATATCGAAAACGACTTCCGTGCTCTCATCGATAGAGAAGAGTTGCGAAGAAGATTACTCACGCAGGGTAAAAAAGCGAGAGCGCAGACCATATCGGAGTATTATGAATCTGTCCTCGAGCAATTGAAGCAGAAATACACGGAAGAGCTTTTGAACCAGTATGCGACTCAGTTGAAAGACCTGTATGAAGAGTTGATGAAGCACAGAATGAGAAGGATCATTGTGGAAGAAGGTATAAGGCTGGACTTACGAGGACCTAAGGACATAAGACCGATAACGTGTGAAGTTGGTTTGCTACCGAGAGTACACGGTTCAGCCCTGTTCACCAGGGGTGAAACGCAGAGCCTCGGCATCGTGACACTCGGCGCTCCGATGGATGAGCAGATCGTCGACACGATCCTCGAGGAAGGTACCAAGCGCTTCATGCTCCACTACAATTTCCCACCGTTCTGTACAGGTGAGGTAAAACCGTTGAGAGGTCCCAGCAGGAGGGAAATCGGGCACGGTCATCTCGCAGAGCGCGCTCTCAAATCCATTCTGCCCGATGAAGATGAATTTCCTTACACGATAAGAGTCGTTTCTGAAATTCTCGAATCGAACGGTTCGTCGTCTATGGCAACGGTTTGTTCCGGGTCTCTCGCGTTGATGGACGCAGGAGTTCCGGTGAAGAAACACGTCGCAGGAGTGGCCATGGGACTGATCCTGGAACCCGATGTTTCGGTGATACTGACGGACATAATGGGTGCCGAGGATCACTGGGGAGACATGGATTTCAAAGTCGCGGGAACTCGTGATGGTATCACGGCTTTCCAGATGGATTGCAAGGTGTCCGGAGTCTCAAAGGAACTTCTGTACAGAGCTTTGATGCAGGCGAAGGAAGCGAGAATGTTTGTACTTGACAAAATGTACAGTACCATCGATAAACCCAGACCGAGCCTTTCAACCTATGCACCTATCATCAAGACGACTATGGTCGATCCGACGAAAGTTGGAGAAATCATAGGCCCTGGTGGACGAGTGATAAAAGGTATCATAAAGGAGTACGACGTTCAGATATCCGTGGACGATGACACGGGACGTGTCAGTGTTATCGGTCACAGCGTGGATAAAGTTGACGCGGCGATCAACAGGATAAACGAGATAGTTAAGGAAGTGGCAGTTGGCGATGTCTTCGAAGGCAAGATAACCCGCATAGAACCGTTCGGTGTGTTCCTGGAGGTCGGAGCAGGTAAGATAGGATTGTTGCACCAGAGTAAGATCCTGAGCAACATGAAGAAGCTGAAGATTGGTGATACGTTGAAGGTTAAAGTGTCGAATATCGACAATCTTGGAAGACTCCAGTTCGAAGAACTACCCTCGGAACGGAAGGAGGAGGCCAAGACTGAGGAACAAAAACCCAAGAGCTTCCACAGAGATGAAAAGAATTCCATGCGAAGCGGGAGAAATCCAAAATCAGATGTGAAATGA
- the rpsO gene encoding 30S ribosomal protein S15, translating to MCLVDKEQKQQIIEQFRINEKDTGSVEVQIALLTARINHLTEHLKMHPKDFHSRRGLMKMVGRRRKMLRYLKRVNPESYRNLIEKLSLRK from the coding sequence GTGTGTTTGGTGGACAAAGAGCAGAAGCAACAGATCATTGAGCAATTCAGGATTAACGAGAAGGACACAGGCTCGGTGGAAGTCCAAATCGCACTGCTCACAGCGCGCATCAACCATTTGACAGAACATTTGAAGATGCACCCGAAAGATTTCCACTCGCGTCGAGGTTTGATGAAGATGGTCGGAAGAAGGAGAAAGATGTTGAGGTACTTGAAACGAGTGAACCCTGAGTCTTACAGGAATTTGATCGAGAAACTGAGTCTGAGGAAATGA
- a CDS encoding stage V sporulation protein S: protein MEILKVSSSSNPNKVAGAIAGALSKADRVEIQAIGAGAVNQAVKAIAVARRFLNENGKDIYMVPGFMEAKIENETRTGISFKVFVTPKQS from the coding sequence ATGGAGATTCTGAAAGTCAGTTCGAGTTCGAACCCCAACAAGGTGGCAGGAGCCATAGCAGGTGCTCTGTCCAAGGCTGACAGGGTCGAGATCCAGGCAATAGGTGCGGGGGCCGTGAACCAAGCTGTTAAAGCGATCGCCGTGGCACGGAGATTCCTCAACGAAAACGGCAAAGACATTTACATGGTACCTGGGTTCATGGAAGCCAAGATCGAAAACGAAACGCGCACGGGTATATCCTTCAAAGTGTTCGTGACCCCGAAGCAAAGCTGA
- the galT gene encoding galactose-1-phosphate uridylyltransferase yields MPEFRKDPVLKRWVIIATERAKRPHDFARPKVEEKPAFCPFDYGNEHTTPPEVLAFRPPDTAPNTPGWWVRVVPNKFGAVNPNLSPKRYGVGMFDAMDGFGYHEVIVETPDHDTHLALMDYKQVEEVVWAYKQRYESIASDSRVEYILIFKNHGRDAGASLQHPHSQLIALPIVPKRVQEELAGSKEYYSYKERCVFCDIVNQELERKERVVEENEDFVSIEPFAARFPCETWIMPKHHSHSFGSITEKEVKNFARILKNTLYRIYVALDNPPYNFMLHTAPTDGEGKEYYHWHLEIVPRLTNVAGFEWGSGFYINPMPPEEAAKYLRAVEIK; encoded by the coding sequence ATGCCTGAGTTCAGGAAAGATCCCGTGCTGAAACGCTGGGTGATCATCGCCACCGAAAGGGCCAAACGACCGCACGATTTTGCCCGTCCAAAAGTTGAAGAAAAACCCGCGTTCTGCCCGTTCGATTACGGTAACGAGCACACGACGCCCCCGGAAGTACTGGCATTCAGACCACCGGACACGGCTCCCAACACCCCTGGCTGGTGGGTTAGGGTCGTACCGAACAAGTTCGGGGCAGTTAATCCAAACCTTTCTCCGAAGCGCTATGGTGTAGGTATGTTCGATGCGATGGACGGTTTTGGATATCACGAGGTGATCGTTGAAACTCCTGATCACGACACACACCTTGCTCTGATGGATTACAAACAGGTGGAAGAGGTTGTTTGGGCATACAAACAGCGTTACGAGAGTATCGCGTCGGACAGCAGGGTCGAATACATCTTGATATTCAAGAACCATGGTCGCGATGCGGGTGCTTCCCTGCAACATCCACACAGTCAGCTCATCGCTCTACCGATAGTACCCAAGAGAGTTCAGGAGGAACTGGCCGGATCAAAGGAATACTACTCGTACAAAGAGAGATGCGTGTTCTGTGATATAGTGAATCAGGAGCTCGAAAGAAAGGAACGAGTGGTTGAAGAAAACGAAGACTTCGTTTCGATAGAGCCTTTCGCGGCGAGGTTCCCCTGCGAAACGTGGATAATGCCCAAGCATCATTCGCACAGCTTTGGAAGTATAACTGAAAAAGAAGTAAAGAATTTTGCGAGGATCCTGAAAAATACTCTGTATCGCATTTATGTTGCTCTGGACAACCCGCCGTACAACTTCATGTTGCACACCGCTCCTACAGATGGGGAAGGGAAAGAATATTATCACTGGCACCTTGAGATAGTCCCACGTTTGACTAATGTCGCTGGTTTCGAATGGGGTTCAGGGTTCTACATAAACCCGATGCCTCCCGAGGAAGCGGCGAAATACTTACGGGCGGTTGAAATAAAATAA
- a CDS encoding glycogen/starch synthase, which yields MKVAMVAYEVYPFAKVGGLADVLGALPKAIEKSGAKVAIFMPLHKVVMKNSQKFGYQLTEVAKSIPVENVQTKETFDLYESQLPGSSVPVYFIANEYYFSAENVYEGPDLAEQSIFFCAASIQAMKHLSQQFDIVHAHDWQTGLVPVYLKTLYRMDPFFTRTAIVFTIHNLGYQGIFSPNYMKFAGLPGYLFNIDGLEFYGKINFLKGGILFSDIVTTVSPTYAQEIQTEEYGEKLDGVLRLRSDDLYGILNGIDYEEFDPATDRRIYVNYDLNSLEKKYENKKMLQKELNLPVKENVPLIGMINRLVDQKGLDLIEKIADYLFLFDLQFVVLGTGEKKYEEMFQRLQQKYPDKVSANIKFDIDLAQKIYAGCDMFLMPSRYEPCGLGQMYSLRYGTIPIVRYTGGLADTVKEFDPETGTGNGFGFREYDPAHLLMAIAKALYFYGNEKQHWKRIVQNAMQTDVSWERSAKHYLRVYQEALKKRRV from the coding sequence GTGAAAGTCGCGATGGTCGCTTATGAGGTTTATCCCTTCGCCAAGGTTGGAGGACTCGCGGATGTGCTTGGGGCACTGCCAAAGGCTATAGAAAAAAGTGGGGCGAAAGTTGCCATATTCATGCCTTTGCACAAGGTCGTGATGAAGAACAGCCAGAAGTTCGGTTATCAGTTGACTGAGGTGGCCAAGTCTATCCCTGTGGAGAACGTGCAGACAAAAGAGACGTTCGATCTGTACGAGTCACAGTTGCCAGGTTCCAGTGTGCCAGTATACTTCATCGCGAACGAGTACTATTTTTCTGCCGAGAACGTCTACGAGGGACCGGATCTGGCTGAGCAATCCATATTCTTCTGTGCAGCTTCCATTCAAGCTATGAAACATCTTTCGCAGCAGTTCGACATAGTTCACGCGCACGACTGGCAAACAGGATTGGTACCTGTTTATCTGAAAACACTCTACAGGATGGACCCGTTCTTCACACGCACCGCGATCGTCTTCACGATCCACAACCTGGGTTATCAGGGCATCTTCAGCCCGAACTACATGAAATTCGCAGGCCTTCCTGGATACCTGTTCAACATAGATGGGCTCGAATTCTATGGAAAAATCAATTTCCTGAAAGGCGGAATACTCTTCAGCGACATCGTCACGACCGTGAGCCCCACTTACGCCCAGGAGATCCAGACCGAAGAGTACGGTGAAAAGCTCGATGGTGTCCTGAGACTAAGGTCCGATGATCTGTACGGCATACTGAACGGGATAGATTACGAAGAATTCGACCCTGCTACGGACAGGAGAATATACGTGAATTACGATCTCAACAGTCTTGAGAAAAAGTACGAAAACAAGAAGATGCTGCAGAAAGAGCTCAATCTTCCAGTTAAGGAAAACGTACCGCTGATCGGCATGATCAACAGGCTCGTGGATCAGAAAGGTTTGGACCTCATCGAGAAAATTGCGGATTATCTGTTCCTCTTCGATCTGCAGTTTGTTGTGCTGGGCACTGGTGAGAAAAAGTACGAGGAAATGTTCCAGCGTCTTCAGCAGAAGTATCCGGACAAGGTATCAGCCAACATAAAGTTCGACATAGACCTTGCACAGAAGATATACGCAGGTTGCGACATGTTCCTGATGCCCTCCCGCTACGAACCGTGTGGTTTGGGACAGATGTACAGTCTCAGGTATGGGACCATACCCATCGTGCGGTATACGGGTGGTCTTGCCGACACGGTGAAAGAGTTCGACCCGGAAACTGGAACTGGGAACGGATTCGGGTTCAGAGAGTATGACCCCGCCCATCTGTTGATGGCAATCGCAAAGGCATTGTACTTTTACGGGAACGAGAAGCAGCACTGGAAAAGGATAGTCCAGAACGCCATGCAAACCGACGTGTCCTGGGAGCGTTCCGCGAAGCATTATCTTAGAGTTTATCAGGAAGCTTTGAAAAAGCGAAGAGTGTGA
- the udk gene encoding uridine kinase, with amino-acid sequence MILIGIGGGTGSGKTTVARRIVQSLGEERCAILPMDNYYKDMSHLPLEERRKMNYDHPDVIEHQLLVEHVRRLLHGETVRIPTYDFVTYTRRSETIEFAPKQVILIEGIFALYYEELRKLYELSIYVDAESDIRFIRRLMRDINERGRSVESVVNQYLGTVKPMHDAYVEPTKRYADIIVPKGGYNDRAIEVVVNYITKKLEREA; translated from the coding sequence TTGATCCTCATTGGCATAGGTGGAGGAACCGGATCTGGAAAGACTACCGTCGCAAGAAGGATCGTACAGTCTCTGGGCGAAGAAAGATGCGCAATCTTACCGATGGACAACTATTACAAGGACATGAGTCATCTACCTCTGGAGGAACGCAGGAAAATGAACTACGACCATCCGGACGTCATCGAACATCAACTGCTCGTCGAACACGTTCGAAGGTTGTTGCACGGAGAGACTGTCAGGATTCCTACATACGATTTCGTGACTTACACGAGGAGATCCGAAACGATCGAGTTTGCACCGAAACAGGTGATTCTGATCGAGGGCATTTTCGCCCTCTACTACGAAGAGTTGAGAAAACTCTACGAGCTCTCTATCTACGTTGATGCCGAGAGTGACATACGGTTCATTCGAAGACTCATGCGCGATATAAACGAAAGAGGAAGAAGTGTGGAGAGCGTTGTGAACCAGTATTTGGGAACGGTCAAGCCCATGCACGATGCTTATGTAGAACCAACGAAAAGGTACGCCGATATCATCGTGCCGAAAGGTGGTTACAACGATCGGGCGATCGAGGTGGTCGTGAACTACATAACTAAGAAGTTGGAGAGGGAAGCATGA
- a CDS encoding histidine phosphatase family protein, translating to MALKIFLVRHAKTEWNDRGLWQGNSDISLNQAGFDQARRIAERLSTQNVQIVYTSPLSRAHQTAKVISDTLKVPLIIDERLRECEISLWNGLTMEETLQRFQKEFQIWSSQPDAKIEGVESLGSVQNRIVQFLQELIQNPFESIVVVSHALSLRTLICWVLKIPLSEHTNFRLDNASITLIEFQNRLRLVYLNDTCHLG from the coding sequence ATGGCTCTGAAGATCTTTCTCGTTCGCCACGCCAAAACCGAGTGGAACGATCGAGGTTTGTGGCAGGGAAACAGCGATATTTCACTGAACCAAGCTGGGTTCGATCAGGCTCGAAGAATCGCTGAAAGATTATCTACCCAGAACGTGCAGATCGTTTACACCAGTCCCCTTTCGAGGGCTCATCAAACAGCCAAGGTGATTTCAGATACTCTGAAAGTACCCTTGATCATCGATGAAAGGCTGAGAGAATGTGAGATCTCTCTGTGGAACGGTTTGACCATGGAAGAAACGCTGCAACGGTTTCAGAAAGAATTCCAGATCTGGTCGAGCCAGCCCGATGCGAAGATAGAGGGAGTAGAATCCCTCGGTAGCGTTCAGAACCGGATCGTTCAGTTCTTGCAGGAACTGATTCAAAATCCTTTCGAGTCCATCGTTGTGGTGTCGCACGCTTTGTCTCTACGAACTTTGATATGCTGGGTTCTCAAGATACCCCTGAGTGAACACACGAATTTCAGGCTCGACAACGCCTCGATCACCTTGATCGAATTTCAGAATAGACTCAGACTAGTCTATCTGAACGATACGTGCCATCTTGGTTAG
- a CDS encoding ABC transporter permease, whose amino-acid sequence MIKKRTGFFRELFRSFEGTVGFVTLCVMVFCTIFAPLIAPYDPYDITQRSRRLQPPSYKHIFGTDWYGVDIFSQIVYGARTSLTVGALTALGVSALGGLLGVIAATFGKRIDAVIMRTVDFMMVLPGLPIMIMIMTYLGSSFWTLVFVLIVFGWAGISRVVRAIVLSEKRRGYVEAAICAGANKWYILRKHLLPASYPVLVVNAAFSAAGAMLAEAGLSFLGFSDPRVISWGKMLSLARTCNALVLGAWWWVVFPGLAIFLASFSIMSLGVAVERILNPKISDRRE is encoded by the coding sequence ATGATCAAAAAAAGAACCGGCTTCTTTCGAGAACTGTTTCGATCTTTCGAAGGCACTGTGGGATTCGTGACACTCTGTGTGATGGTTTTCTGTACCATATTCGCTCCTTTGATAGCTCCTTACGATCCATACGACATCACTCAGAGAAGTCGAAGGCTGCAGCCCCCTTCTTATAAGCACATCTTCGGCACAGACTGGTACGGCGTCGACATATTCAGTCAGATCGTCTACGGAGCCAGAACGTCGCTGACTGTGGGAGCGTTGACAGCACTTGGTGTCAGTGCGTTGGGAGGCTTGCTCGGTGTGATTGCGGCGACCTTTGGAAAAAGGATCGATGCTGTGATAATGAGAACGGTCGACTTCATGATGGTACTTCCAGGATTGCCCATCATGATCATGATTATGACGTACCTGGGCAGTAGTTTTTGGACGCTCGTCTTCGTGCTGATAGTTTTTGGCTGGGCAGGTATCTCAAGGGTTGTTCGAGCGATAGTGTTGTCGGAGAAGAGGAGAGGCTACGTTGAGGCTGCCATATGTGCTGGAGCGAACAAGTGGTACATCTTGAGGAAACATTTGCTACCGGCATCGTACCCCGTGCTCGTCGTGAACGCCGCCTTTTCGGCTGCCGGTGCCATGCTTGCGGAAGCAGGATTGTCCTTCTTAGGCTTTTCAGACCCACGGGTCATCTCGTGGGGTAAGATGCTGAGTCTGGCAAGAACGTGCAATGCGCTAGTGCTCGGTGCCTGGTGGTGGGTTGTTTTTCCGGGGTTGGCGATTTTCCTCGCTTCCTTTTCCATCATGTCCTTGGGTGTAGCCGTTGAAAGGATATTGAATCCAAAGATTTCGGACAGGAGGGAATAA
- a CDS encoding ABC transporter permease, with protein MSFSYLVKRTIQMLVTILLALTVSFVLIRALPGDPAERFYGDPRIPDEVKQEIKAAFGLDKPVLIQYLMFLKQFFRGDLGVSYTYNRRVVGVVLERLPWTLLLTAVPTVLGMIASLRLGVYIGTKRNSFVDRLVRYVAFALHSVPTFWFALLLVLLFSFKLGWFPLQGMIDPTAKGFSSFLSLLRHAFLPWLVVFVVNVPGFAMYVRNMVISILNEEFILTAKAKGLSDRQIRKKHILRNALGPLFSMLTLRIAGMLGGAVLIETIFSWKGMGLLVLEASRNSDYPLLQATVIITIVSVIVANFLADVLQVLFDPRVRYE; from the coding sequence ATGAGCTTTTCTTACCTCGTCAAGAGAACGATCCAGATGCTCGTGACCATCCTTCTGGCACTCACTGTGAGTTTCGTTCTCATAAGGGCTCTGCCGGGAGATCCGGCAGAGCGTTTTTACGGTGATCCGAGGATTCCGGACGAAGTGAAGCAGGAGATAAAAGCTGCGTTTGGCCTGGACAAGCCCGTTCTGATACAGTACCTCATGTTTTTGAAACAGTTCTTCAGAGGAGACCTTGGGGTTTCTTACACCTACAACAGGCGCGTGGTCGGTGTCGTCTTGGAAAGGCTTCCTTGGACCCTTCTGCTCACCGCGGTCCCAACTGTTTTGGGAATGATCGCATCACTGAGACTCGGTGTGTACATCGGAACGAAGAGGAACTCGTTCGTTGACAGACTGGTACGCTACGTTGCCTTCGCACTCCATTCGGTTCCAACGTTCTGGTTTGCGCTCTTGCTCGTACTGCTGTTCTCTTTCAAACTTGGCTGGTTCCCGCTTCAGGGTATGATCGATCCAACTGCGAAAGGCTTCTCAAGCTTTTTGAGTCTTCTGAGGCACGCGTTCTTGCCGTGGCTGGTCGTATTCGTGGTAAACGTGCCAGGCTTCGCCATGTACGTGCGAAACATGGTTATCTCAATTCTGAACGAAGAGTTCATTCTCACAGCGAAGGCCAAGGGTTTGAGTGACAGGCAGATAAGAAAGAAACACATTCTCAGGAACGCGCTCGGTCCCCTCTTTTCCATGCTCACGTTACGTATCGCCGGGATGCTTGGAGGTGCCGTACTCATCGAAACCATTTTCTCGTGGAAGGGTATGGGTTTGCTCGTGTTGGAGGCTTCCAGAAATTCTGATTATCCACTTTTGCAGGCAACTGTTATCATAACGATCGTCTCTGTGATAGTGGCGAACTTCTTGGCGGACGTGTTGCAAGTCCTCTTCGATCCAAGGGTGAGGTACGAATGA